The following is a genomic window from Rhinoraja longicauda isolate Sanriku21f chromosome 26, sRhiLon1.1, whole genome shotgun sequence.
GGGATGGGTGCACAGGGCCGGGTGCACAGGGATGGGTGCACAGGGATGGGTGCACAGGGATGGGTGCACAGGGATGGGTGCACAGGGCCGGGTGCACAGGGATGGGTGCACAGGGATGGGTGCACAGGGATGGTTGCACAGGGCCGGGTGCATAGGGACGGGTACACAGGGATGGGTGCACAGGGCCGGGCTTGGGATGGGTGCACAGGGACGGGCTTGGGATGGGTGCACAGGGCCGGGTGCACAGGGATGGGTGCACAGGGACGGGCTTGGGACGGGTGCACAGGGATGGGTGCAGAGGGCTGGGCTTGGGACAGATGCTTGTGTGAGGAGGTACAGAGGAGAGGAATGCAGACACACGTGGAATGTTGCAGCGGAACCTGCCAGCAGGAAGGGTCTCATCCTGTTCCTATCTAGTTCCCTGCTAAAGGAGTTCTTCTGTTGCAGCCAGTGTCCCAGACCATCAGCGCTCCTGGTGAATGCCGGATTCCTGCTGGGTTTATAAGTGACCGGTGTACACAGATGGGCACAAGGTCTGGGCCCTGGGCTGGGAATCGCCAACATCCAGCCTCTCGAGGCATTGGACTGTCACCTGGCACGGtaccaacacccccccccacccaccccctcctccccacctccctctctccgttATCTGCGATGCTCCCCCGCTCCACACACACTCTCCATCACTCATCCAGCAATGATGAGGTGACTGGCGCGTTAAGNNNNNNNNNNNNNNNNNNNNNNNNNNNNNNNNNNNNNNNNNNNNNNNNNNNNNNNNNNNNNNNNNNNNNNNNNNNNNNNNNNNNNNNNNNNNNNNNNNNNNNNNNNNNNNNNNNNNNNNNNNNNNNNNNNNNNNNNNNNNNNNNNNNNNNNNNNNNNNNNNNNNNNNNNNNNNNNNNNNNNNNNNNNNNNNNNNNNNNNNNNNNNNNNNNNNNNNNNNNNNNNNNNNNNNNNNNNNNNNNNNNNNNNNNNNNNNNNNNNNNNNNNNNNNNNNNNNNNNNNNNNNNNNNNNNNNNNNNNNNNNNNNNNNNNNNNNNNNNNNNNNNNNNNNNNNNNNNNNNNNNNNNNNNNNNNNNNNNNNNNNNNNNNNNNNNNNNNNNNNNNNNNNNNNNNNNNNNNNNNNNNNNNNNNNNNNNNNNNNNNNNNNNNNNNNNNNNNNNNNNNNNNNNNNNNNNNNNNNNNNNNNNNNNNNNNNNNNNNNNNNNNNNNNNNNNNNNNNNNNTCTTATGGTGTTGGGGTCACAGCCCCCTTGCCCCAGGGAGAGTGTGGACAGAGCTCCTAGTAACCCCTCCAGAAGCCCTCATCACTGCCCCTGCCCTTACCCCTCGCAGTGAGAAGAAACGGAAGCCAGCGTGGACGGATTCGGATCCTCTGGAGAATTTGCGAGCACGCCAGGACGGGGGGAGTGATTGCCAGGCCAAACGCCAAGAAGCCCCTCACCGTCAACTTAAACACCTACGACAGCCAAATGCAGTACGGAGTCAGCGACCACAAGCCCGTGCTGGGAACCTTCTCCCTggaggtgagagcaagggggagcacATTGACTGATGGACACCAGCAGAGTTAACCTGGGCACTGGGACGGGGTGACCCCGACCTCAAGACCCAGGCACCCGTCCAATCACAGACCCCCAACCGCCCCCATCCAATCACAGCAACCCAACCACCTCCATCCAATCACAGCCACCCAACCACTCCATCCAATCACAGCCACCCAACCGCCCATCCAATCACAGCCCCCCCAATCGCCCATTCAATCACAGCCCCCCCAACCACTCATCCAATCACAGCCTCCCCAACCGCCCATCCAATCACAGTCCCCCAATCACAGCCCCCCCAACCGCCCATCCAATCACAGCCCCACAATCACAGCCCCCCCAACCGCCCGTCCAATCACAGCCCCCCAACCGCTCCATCCAATCACAGCGCCCCAATCACAGCCCCCCAATCACAGCCCCCAACCGCCCATCCAATCAcattgtttggggtgggtgggggtgtctgtgatgagggggtggggtgggggtgtctggtgtgggggtgtctgtgatgaggggtgggggtgtctgtggtgagggggtggggtgggggtgtctgtggtgggggggggggtgatggtcaGGGAAGGGCCGGGCTGTCTGAGGGAGGCTGTGGGTTGTGTGAAGACACGTCCTGacggtgctcccccccccccccctcaagctGGAGAAGCGATTTCTGGAGCCtctggtggagctgcagcctgagggggagtgggtgcctgggatcgacgccatCATCTGCTACTACACCGCCCACGACTACCCCAGCAGCAGCTGGGACTGGATCGGCCTCTACAAGGTAACGCCGCGAGACCCCCTGCGCCCTCCGCCTGCCTGTGCTAtccgccgcgctgtgggaggggctgtgagggagcgtcgtgctgtgggaggggctgtgagggaacgtcgcgctgtgggaggggctgtgagggaacgtcgcgctgtgggaggggctgtgagggaacgtcgcgctgtgggaggggctgtgagggaacgtcgcgctgtgggaggggcggggagggagcgtcacgctgtgggaggggctgtgagggagtgtcgcactgtgggaggggccgtgagggagcgccgcgctgtgggaggggcagtgagggagcgccgcgctgtgggaggggcggggagggagcgccgtgctgtgggaggggccgtgagggagcgccgcgctgtgggaggggcagtgagggagcgctgcgctgtgggaggggcggggagggagtgccgcactgtgggaggggccgttgagggagcgccgcgctgtgggaggggcagtgagggagcgctgcgctgtgggaggggcggggagggagtgccgcactgacgGGGATTCCAATGATGGCCTTTCCGTCACAGGTTGGATTCAGAAGTGGCCGAGACTACATGACGTACGTGTGGGTGAAGGATGACGAGCTGACCGTGCAAGAGGATGTTTATCAGGTGGGCaaaccacccctcacccctccataactccccgctcccctccccaccccatctcacccctccccaccccatctcacccctcccctccccactgctcGCTATCGCATGCTGTCTTCCATCACCCTGCCACCCCTGTCCGTGTGTCTGTCGGGtcccaccttcctctctcccgccAGCCCTGGCCCTGTGCCTGGCCTCGACCGAgccctggggggggggagtgggggggggcgtACCACACCACCGGGACTCTCTCCGTCTCTTCGGCCTCTCGCCCCCTCAGCGGAGACcagactgtgcagaaacaggcccttcagcccaccaggcccaTGCCACCTTCAATGTTCCCAGTTACCAGGCCCTGTCTCTGCCTGGTGACTCACTGGGTGAGTCCCCAGTGTGGTGAGGGtctctgcctcccccacccctcggGCACTGCACTCCGCTTCCCACCTCCAAGGCAGAACCTACTCCAggcttggacacaaagtgctggagtaattcagcaggtcaggcagcatctccggagagaaggggtggggtgacgtttcacattgaGACCATTtgtcagactgacagtcaggggagagggatgctggagCTATGAAGAGGTACAGAGAGGGGGGACAATTTAAGTAAAGATGTTTGATGGCGGAGAAACCAGAACAGAGTGGTGCAAGGCTTTGGTGGGTCAGGGTGGAGGCAGAGGCATGGTCCTGgcacagggtctcgaccctaaacacgcTCATCCCTCTGccaccacagacgctgcctgacccgcagtttcACCAGTAGTTTGCtctttgctgcagattccagcatctccactcTCTCATGTCTCTTCGAGGGGGGCAGGTTCTGCCTGACTAATTTGTTTGAGTGTTGATGATGCAGTCTGGTATTAAGTATGGGGATACAGGAGACTGGAGAAGCTGGAAGTtggaagaaacaaaacaaaagtgctggaggaacccagcgggttgggcagcatgtgtggaaggaGATGGAATCATCACGATGGAGacgtgatagtggcgtttaagaggcttttgggcacggagaatgtgggccgaagggcctgatcctgtgccgcACTGTTCTACATTCACACAGGTATTAATtatggtccagtctgaagaaaggtctccatctgagacaccacccattccttctaaccagagatgctgcctgtcccgctgagttactccagcattttgtgtctatctttggtattaattatagacaataggcaataggtgcaggaggagccgttcggcccttcgagccagcaccgccattcaatgtgatcatggctgatcattctcaatcagtaccccgttcctgccttctcccataccccctgactccgctatccataagagctctatctagctctctcttgaatgcattcagaggctcCACTCTAACCCAAATCATCTCTGCACGTTCTCTGGCACAGTGTCGCCATCCCCTGTGTGTGGAGCAGAGGTGGCCCAGTGTGTGTCACGGTGCCTGTGCCAGCctgttgtgtgtgtgcgtgtctctgaGTGTCTATGCCTCTGTCCGCAGGTCTACCTGAATGGTGAGAACGTCCCGGAGGGTGGAGGGGACCTTCATCCTCTGCTACTACAGCAGCAACTTGGAGGCCATTGTCGGAGTCAGCCGGTCCTTCCAGGTTCCCCCATTCCCGGCTGGCACTGGggtgtgagggagcgccgcactgtggcaggggaggtgagggaacgacacactgtgggaggggagggaacgctgcactgggggggggaggggagggaatgctgcactgtgggggggggggagggaacgacacactgtgggaggggagggaacgacaCACTGtgggaggtgagggaatgctgcactgtgggggggggaggtgagggaacgacacactgtgggaggggagggagtgctgcactgtgggaggggagggagtgctgcactgtgggaggggaggggagtgctgcactgtgggaggggaggggaatgacacactgtgggaggggagggagtgctgcactgtgggaggggagggaatgacacactgtgggagaTGTCGCCCCATTGATGGGGCAGGGAGACGGGCCCGGCTACTGatgggggcggtggggggtgggtggagagggggagtgggctcTCCGGTGGCTGCGGCCACGCCTGACCCCGCCGTTCCCGTGGGGATGGTGCTGTGTCTCGGCCAGCTCCCGTGCCCGCCGTCgctgaggggtgggtgtggggagtgaGGAGCCCCCTGACTCACGGAGCCTCTCGTTGTTTTCCCTCCGCTGCTGCAGATGGCGCCGGGCACCGCTGCTGATGGGGCCGGAGGCGAGCGGTGGGCGGCCTCACTCGGACACTGGCTGAGACCGGTCCCCACACCGAGCTCCAACCTGCTCCCTCCCCCCTGGGGTGGTGACGCTGATACACCTCCACTGCCATCCACCCTCGCCGAGCCCAGCCACCCCCGCTCCAATCGCCCCTCCCATACTGACCCCATCCGGGCCGGTGGGGGCTGACCCAGCACACGGCCCACCCTGActcagtgtgtggggggagagccccctccccccctccctctctccccctccccctccctctctccccctctctccccctccctctctccccctccctccctctctctccccctccccctccctccctctctctccccctccctctctctctcccgcctccctctctctccccctccctctctctcccccctccctctctctccccctccctctctctcccctccctctctcctcccctccctctctctccccctccctctctctcccctccctctctctccccctccctctctctccccctccctctctctccccctccctctctctccccctccctctctctcccccccctctctctccccctccctctctctccccctccctctctctccccccctccctctgtctcccccctccctctgtctccccctccctccgcccccaccctTCCAGCACTTACCAGCCAGCTCCAGCAAGGATGGGGGGCGGTGGAGAGATGGGGGGCGGTGGAGAGATGGGGGGCGGTGGAGAGatggggggcagtggggagggtgaGGATGTGGAGCGTGAGGGGATCCTGCCCCATCTGCTGTCACCACTGCCTGACTGATTCATCCCTTTGGCATCCCGTCTCCCTCCCAGTAAAACTCCAGCAACCCCTGCCAGCCTTGCTTAAACGAGCGGTTGTATAAACGCTGAGGATGGGAGCTGTCTGATCCCCGGCGCTCCGCTCACCTCCTCGCCTCCAGCTCAGCCGGAATTCCCCCGCTATCCCGGGAGTGTGAACCTTTTCCACAGTACTCAATCCTCTGCTCCTCTGTCCATGTGTGAACCCAGCCTGAGCCCAGGAGACACTGGCTGCCCCTCATCTGCTGTGGCTGGAGAGGGAAGgtattagggtgggggagggaggtgagttTACAGGAGGGGTGGGAGACCCTCGTCCAGGTTAGACGTTTTGGTTTGCAGTCTTCGTGGGGTCTAGTctagagcaggccattcagcccttcagtcGTGTCCTTCACTCGTCCTTCAGGGGACACCGAGTGAAGCTCACACAACCCTCGAAGATCATTCCCATTCTTGATCAATCTCCGAGGCAGAGTTGATCCCATTTCCACTATCCAGGATAATCCTGGGTCACAGGACCATCTGCATCTCCAGTGTCTTTCCCGTCACAGTCGGAGTTCCTGGCATTTTGGTCGATCCCAGGATCTCCACTGATCATTGAGCATGGAGTCGTTCCCCAATTCTCGGGGTAATCCCGGTTTCTGGAACAATCCCAGTTGTAGTGGGAATTCCTGGGACCTGGACAGTCCCAGTCACGGCTGGAGTTTCCGGATCGGGAGGTTTAACCACCTCTGGACCAAGTCTGCCCAAGGGTTTCATGGAATGGGTGGTAGCAACGCTTTAAAATGTTTTAGTCCAGAGATATTGGCCGAGGATTTATAGATGTTATTTTTAAACTGCGCCTGATTTGTCAGTTATTgacattaaattaaaaaatggtaaTAATGCAGGCATTTGTGTTTCTTTGGGCCTCTTCACGGTTGGTCTGTCCCATTGTCGGGTGTGAATGTTAGGCTCaagacagtcaagagtgtttgtctTATGTAAAGACAAGGGTACGATTAAAATTATATTAGGCAGCAGCTTGATAAGccagtaaacacaatacacacaaataaatataataatcaaaaattccAGTGCACCAGTGCAAACAAACCCTtgagtctgtagtgcaaccaaagacacggccgttacatttcatagttgaggttagtgttgtgcagttttCAATTGTGGAGAAGAAGCTTTGTCATGAAGTTGTTGTCATGGATTTCATGCTCCTGCACCACCCTCTCAATGTAGGAAAtgtgagcatggccagggtggtgggtcATTGTTTAGGCAATGCCTCCTGCAGATACCTTCCATGgttggaggtcagtacctgtgatggaccgaccGGGGCAGTGTCCGCCACTCTCTGATCTgtggaaactaggaactgcagatgctggttagttacacaaagtgctggagtaactcgggtcaggcagcatctctggagaccatggataggtgacatttcaggtctgaagaaggactttctgtcatttccttccttccctgggtgttcaagttgctgaacctggttgtgatgcaatcagtcagtgCACTCTCTATCGTCCAACCTCAGACGTTCGTTGAAATACCAAATCTCAATCTTCTATATTGATGgctttcttcatgattgcatcaTTCATTGTGCTGGGCTCAGGACAGATGATCAGAGACATGCCGGGCCCCAGAACGTGAAGCTGTTGCCTTTCTCCACGACGCCCTGTCGATGAAGACAAGTTATGGTCCTCAGTTTGCccctccttttttctctttttttccttccaaggactttattcattaATAGCACATACAGTGTACCAGAGGGTACAAAATCCAATAGTCACATTGCATCAggcaatcattataatacaatggtgGCATCTGTATCTACAATGCACtcgaccccccgcggtgaccagcgttcacggaaggcctcttgagtccctgtggacaccgggtgttccctctccagggacacgccatCACGGACATAGGCCCGGGTCAGGGGCAGGGGTGAtcatcgactacccgctgcctgatctgcgaatggccatcttggccaggcccaggggcAGACCAATAGGGAGATCCCACCCTCCCGACCGACCAaccgaccctccccactccctgcctcaGCTTCCCCCTCCTGAAGTCAGCAATCATCTCCTTGCTGACGTTGACAGCACGCTGCCCCATCGCAGGTGTGAGGGATGCTGGGGGTTGGGTTCGAGCTGTCCCTGTCAGTCTGTACACCACAGTAGCAGGACGCCCGGACGTGAGTAAACATGAAGGGGGAGTACAGATGGCACAGTGTCAACAatcgtgtgtgggcgtgtgtgaacagtgcagagagggaggggcgagtgtggcccgcaacgtcacccattccttctctccagagatgctgtctgacccactgagtcactccagcactttgtgtctatctccaggcaGCTTCCCTGAGGATAATGTTTCGGGTTAAAACACTTCaggccgagtctgaagaaggatttcaaactgaaacatcacctctccacgtcttccagagatgctgtc
Proteins encoded in this region:
- the LOC144606362 gene encoding uncharacterized protein LOC144606362; translation: MGAQGRAWDGCTGMGAEGWAWDRCLCEEPVSQTISAPGECRIPAGFISDRCTQMGTRSGPWAGNRQHPASRGIGLSPGTKPSSLPLPLPLAVRRNGSQRGRIRILWRICEHARTGGVIARPNAKKPLTVNLNTYDSQMQYGVSDHKPVLGTFSLELEKRFLEPLVELQPEGEWVPGIDAIICYYTAHDYPSSSWDWIGLYKVGFRSGRDYMTYVWVKDDELTVQEDVYQVYLNGENVPEGGGDLHPLLLQQQLGGHCRSQPVLPGSPIPGWHWGVRERRTVAGEMAPGTAADGAGGERWAASLGHWLRPVPTPSSNLLPPPWGGDADTPPLPSTLAEPSHPRSNRPSHTDPIRAGGG